One window of the Leptotrichia massiliensis genome contains the following:
- a CDS encoding Gfo/Idh/MocA family protein, translating to MKLGIVGSGMIVQEFLPSLVRLEGLEIVGIQGTKKSIGKVEEICVKYGISKFTDDFNKLCEFGIDTVYIAVPNFLHFEYCKKALEKGLNVIVEKPMTTNYRQAKELSDLVKEKKLFLFEGITTLYFENYKKIKDWIGKIGDVKLVQSQYSQYSSRYDAFKRGEILPVFDPEKAGGALMDLGLYNLHYVLGLFGKPENVKYYANTERNIDTSGVLMVEYKNFNAMCVCAKDSEGERIGVIQGSKGKIVSEEAPGLVGKVTLKMYDGTTESFDDGFSKDRVVPEFKTFISAVNENDLEFCYKQLEKSLLVSEVQTKARLGAGIRFPQD from the coding sequence ATGAAATTGGGAATTGTTGGTTCAGGGATGATTGTTCAGGAATTTTTGCCTAGTCTTGTTCGGTTGGAAGGGCTGGAAATCGTGGGGATACAAGGGACAAAAAAGAGTATTGGAAAAGTTGAGGAAATTTGTGTAAAATATGGTATTTCGAAATTTACTGATGATTTTAATAAACTTTGTGAATTTGGGATTGACACTGTTTATATTGCTGTTCCGAATTTTTTACATTTTGAATATTGTAAAAAAGCATTGGAAAAAGGTCTGAATGTTATTGTTGAAAAGCCGATGACAACTAATTATAGACAAGCTAAAGAATTGTCAGATTTAGTAAAGGAAAAAAAACTATTTTTATTTGAAGGGATAACGACACTTTATTTTGAAAACTATAAAAAAATAAAAGATTGGATTGGGAAAATCGGAGATGTGAAACTTGTTCAGAGCCAGTATAGTCAGTATTCCAGCAGATATGACGCTTTTAAGAGAGGAGAAATTTTACCTGTATTTGATCCCGAAAAAGCTGGAGGAGCATTGATGGACTTGGGGCTGTATAATTTACATTATGTTTTAGGACTTTTTGGAAAGCCTGAAAATGTGAAATACTATGCAAACACCGAGCGAAATATTGACACAAGCGGAGTTCTTATGGTAGAATACAAAAATTTCAATGCTATGTGTGTATGTGCAAAAGATAGCGAAGGAGAAAGAATAGGAGTAATTCAAGGAAGTAAAGGAAAAATAGTAAGTGAAGAGGCTCCGGGACTTGTCGGAAAAGTTACATTAAAAATGTATGATGGAACAACAGAAAGCTTTGATGATGGATTTTCAAAAGATAGAGTTGTGCCTGAATTTAAAACATTCATTAGTGCAGTAAATGAAAATGACTTGGAATTTTGCTATAAACAGCTGGAAAAAAGCCTTCTGGTAAGCGAAGTGCAGACAAAAGCTAGACTTGGAGCGGGGATTAGGTTTCCGCAGGATTAG
- a CDS encoding glycosyltransferase family 2 protein, translating to MEKEKVSIIVPMYNAEKFIGKTIESVLSQTYKNWEMLIMNDVSTDNSLAVVNEYAKKDDRIMVVNTEKNMGVVKGRNHLIDLANGKYIAFLDADDYWHSQKLEKQIQFMKEKNAGISCTEYTRVKENGEKINEVVIKSEISYTDMLKNNYLGCLTVMYDVEKVGKRYFKELEKNEDYVLWLEIVKDVKTIFGLKENLAYYRVLDNSRSSNKVKTAKVRWEIYRKVEKLPFLKSVYYFLHYAVRAVLKSK from the coding sequence ATGGAAAAAGAAAAAGTTTCAATAATTGTGCCAATGTATAATGCAGAAAAATTTATTGGGAAAACAATAGAATCAGTGCTTTCACAGACTTATAAAAATTGGGAAATGCTTATTATGAATGATGTTTCAACGGATAACAGTCTTGCAGTTGTAAATGAATATGCAAAAAAAGATGATAGAATAATGGTTGTAAATACTGAAAAAAATATGGGTGTTGTAAAAGGGAGGAATCATTTGATTGATTTGGCAAATGGGAAATATATTGCATTTTTGGATGCTGATGACTACTGGCACAGTCAAAAATTGGAAAAGCAGATACAATTTATGAAGGAAAAAAATGCAGGAATTAGCTGTACAGAGTACACGAGAGTTAAGGAAAATGGCGAAAAAATCAATGAAGTTGTAATTAAATCGGAAATCTCCTATACTGATATGCTAAAAAATAACTATCTAGGCTGTCTTACAGTTATGTATGATGTGGAAAAAGTTGGGAAGCGGTATTTTAAGGAACTGGAGAAAAATGAGGATTATGTACTTTGGCTGGAGATTGTGAAGGATGTGAAAACGATTTTTGGACTCAAGGAAAATTTGGCTTATTATCGAGTACTGGATAATTCCCGTTCGAGCAATAAGGTTAAAACGGCAAAAGTTCGTTGGGAAATTTATCGAAAAGTTGAGAAATTACCGTTTTTGAAGTCAGTTTATTATTTTTTACATTATGCAGTTAGGGCTGTGCTAAAAAGTAAATAA
- a CDS encoding alanine/glycine:cation symporter family protein: MLEIIKNFNEFFWGVILIVLLVGTGVFYTFRLKFIQVREFKSGLKQLTSGFDLSGEKADNNGMSSFQALATAIAAQVGTGNLAGAATAIVSGGPGAIFWMWVSAFFGMATIYSEAVLSQIFKQKKDGEMTGGPAYYIETLFKGGKAAKFLAGFFAVSCVLSLGFMGNAVQANSVGDAFHNAFHVPTVITGIFLAILSGFIFFGGVKRIASVTEKIVPIMAVLYVVICLFIIVLNIGNAGLAFKAIFVNAFSTKAVLGGFLGMGIKKAIRFGVARGLFSNEAGMGSTPHAHAIAKVKNPEDQGHVAIVTVFIDTFVILTLSALVILIADGKADGTGISLTQQAFHAVLGHFGVIFVAVALFFFAFSTIIGWYFFGEANVKYLFGKKALNIYRILVMICIIAGSLQKVDLVWELADMFNGLMVIPNLIALICLHKLVVEVTKKDPLLED; the protein is encoded by the coding sequence ATGTTAGAAATTATTAAAAATTTTAATGAATTTTTTTGGGGAGTTATTTTAATTGTTTTGTTAGTTGGAACAGGAGTATTTTATACATTTCGACTGAAATTTATTCAAGTTAGGGAGTTTAAGAGCGGTTTGAAACAGTTGACAAGCGGGTTTGACTTGAGCGGAGAAAAGGCGGATAATAATGGGATGTCGTCGTTTCAGGCTTTAGCAACGGCTATTGCAGCACAAGTTGGAACAGGAAATCTCGCAGGAGCGGCAACAGCGATTGTATCAGGAGGTCCAGGGGCAATATTCTGGATGTGGGTAAGTGCATTTTTTGGAATGGCAACTATCTATTCAGAAGCTGTATTAAGTCAGATTTTTAAACAGAAAAAAGATGGAGAAATGACGGGAGGCCCAGCATACTACATTGAAACATTATTTAAAGGAGGAAAAGCGGCCAAATTTCTGGCAGGATTCTTTGCGGTTTCATGCGTACTGTCTTTAGGATTTATGGGAAATGCGGTTCAGGCAAATTCAGTAGGAGATGCTTTTCATAATGCTTTTCATGTTCCGACAGTTATAACAGGTATATTTTTGGCAATTTTATCTGGATTTATATTTTTTGGAGGAGTAAAAAGAATTGCTTCAGTTACTGAAAAAATAGTTCCTATTATGGCAGTTCTTTATGTTGTAATATGTCTGTTCATCATTGTGTTAAATATTGGAAATGCAGGTTTGGCATTTAAAGCGATTTTTGTGAATGCTTTTTCGACAAAGGCAGTTTTAGGTGGATTTTTAGGAATGGGAATAAAAAAAGCGATAAGATTTGGAGTGGCAAGAGGATTATTCTCAAATGAGGCTGGAATGGGTTCAACTCCGCATGCTCACGCAATTGCAAAGGTTAAAAATCCTGAAGATCAAGGGCATGTTGCAATTGTCACAGTTTTTATTGATACTTTTGTAATTTTGACATTATCAGCATTAGTAATTTTGATTGCAGACGGAAAAGCGGATGGAACTGGGATTTCATTGACACAACAGGCATTTCACGCAGTATTGGGGCATTTTGGAGTGATTTTTGTTGCAGTTGCATTATTCTTTTTTGCATTTTCTACTATAATTGGATGGTATTTCTTTGGGGAAGCTAATGTGAAATATCTGTTTGGTAAAAAAGCACTTAATATTTATAGAATTTTAGTAATGATTTGCATAATTGCCGGTTCACTTCAAAAAGTTGATTTAGTGTGGGAACTTGCGGATATGTTTAACGGTCTTATGGTAATTCCAAATTTGATAGCATTGATTTGTTTGCATAAATTGGTGGTTGAAGTTACAAAAAAAGATCCGTTGTTAGAGGATTAA
- a CDS encoding class I SAM-dependent methyltransferase: MKINLNNISETMLITLYMRATDAKSLKPILNDKKSLEILSQIDYDFSKFKNAWTSYYGVLSRAKVMDNEVRKFIEKYPDCVIVSIGCGLDTRFLRIDNGKIRWYNLDLPEVIEKRKLFFEPNERVTNIPKSAFDSAWTNEIKLNGKKLLIISEGVLMYFEEQKIKQFLEILTNNFNSFEAHFDLIYKGTVKLNDKHDALKNMKAKFIWGVKDGSEIIKLNPKLKQIGLINFTDEMKHHLPGWKKLFIPLLYIVNNRLGIYTYEKNNY, from the coding sequence ATGAAAATAAATTTAAACAACATTTCTGAAACTATGCTTATTACTTTGTATATGAGAGCTACTGATGCTAAAAGCCTAAAACCAATTTTGAATGATAAAAAGTCTTTAGAAATACTTTCACAGATAGATTATGATTTCTCAAAATTTAAAAATGCTTGGACATCGTATTATGGTGTACTCTCACGTGCAAAAGTAATGGATAATGAAGTAAGAAAGTTTATAGAAAAATATCCAGATTGTGTGATTGTATCTATTGGATGTGGATTAGATACAAGATTTTTACGAATTGATAATGGAAAAATAAGATGGTATAATCTTGATTTACCTGAAGTTATTGAAAAACGAAAATTATTTTTTGAACCTAATGAACGTGTTACAAATATTCCAAAATCAGCTTTTGACTCAGCTTGGACAAATGAAATTAAATTGAATGGAAAAAAATTACTTATTATTTCAGAAGGCGTATTAATGTACTTTGAAGAACAAAAAATTAAACAGTTTTTGGAGATACTAACTAATAATTTTAATTCTTTTGAAGCTCATTTTGATCTTATTTATAAAGGAACCGTTAAGTTAAATGACAAGCATGACGCTTTAAAAAATATGAAAGCAAAATTTATTTGGGGTGTAAAAGATGGAAGCGAAATTATAAAATTGAATCCAAAATTAAAACAAATTGGACTTATCAACTTTACTGATGAAATGAAACATCATCTTCCTGGTTGGAAAAAATTATTTATTCCATTGCTTTATATTGTAAATAATCGACTTGGAATTTATACTTACGAAAAAAATAACTATTAA
- the pnp gene encoding polyribonucleotide nucleotidyltransferase: MFEEKIYGFNLGNQKIKISTGKIARQAGGSVVVQCGGTMLLVTATRSKDVREGQDFFPLTVDYIEKFYASGKFPGGFIKRETKPGTDEVLISRLIDRPIRPLFPEGFLNAVHIVVTVLSYDEVNYPENLATIGVSAALGLSDIPFVGTVAGVTVGYINGEYILNPTGEQLLESEIQLSVAGTKDAVTMVEAGAKEVSEEVMLEAIMFGHEKIKEICAEQDKFLEQFDVQKYEFEKKEVDSEIKEFIDSFENEVEKAIMTPGKLEKYEAIDNLEIELFEKYVEKLENEDKEIDENLEKEFKKYYRDVEKRLVRDAILYKQYRADGRQTTEIRPIDVEIDTLPVPHGSALFTRGETQALVVATLGSKEDEQIIDGMEDETRKKFFLHYNFPPYSVGEAGFMRAPGRRELGHGNLAERALKYVMPDTDKFPYTVRLVSEITESNGSSSQASICGGSLALMAAGVPIKSTVAGIAMGLIKEGETFTVLTDIQGLEDHLGDMDFKVAGTKDGITAIQMDIKIEGITREIMEIALRQALEGRLFIIDKMEAVISEPRAQVAENAPKIEIVKINPDKIAGLIGPGGKVIRAIIDETGVSIDIEDDGTVAIFGKESENMKKALELVKRQTQSVELNEIYEGKVTKLMKFGAFVEVLPGKEGLLHISEISNKRVEKTEDVLKEGQNVRVKVISMESEDKFNLSMKTLN; the protein is encoded by the coding sequence ATGTTTGAAGAGAAAATTTATGGTTTTAATTTAGGAAACCAGAAAATTAAAATAAGTACAGGGAAAATCGCACGTCAAGCTGGAGGTTCAGTTGTTGTTCAATGTGGAGGGACAATGCTTTTAGTTACTGCGACTAGGAGCAAGGATGTCAGAGAAGGACAGGATTTTTTTCCTTTAACAGTTGACTATATTGAAAAATTTTATGCATCAGGGAAATTTCCAGGTGGATTTATAAAAAGGGAAACTAAGCCAGGAACTGATGAAGTCTTGATTTCAAGATTGATTGACAGACCAATCAGACCTTTATTTCCGGAAGGATTTTTGAATGCAGTACATATTGTAGTTACGGTGCTTTCTTATGATGAAGTAAATTATCCAGAAAATCTTGCTACGATTGGAGTTTCTGCCGCTTTAGGATTATCAGATATTCCATTTGTAGGAACTGTGGCTGGAGTTACAGTTGGGTACATTAATGGAGAATACATCTTGAATCCGACAGGAGAGCAGTTGCTGGAAAGCGAAATTCAATTATCAGTTGCAGGGACAAAAGATGCTGTAACAATGGTAGAGGCTGGAGCTAAGGAAGTTTCTGAGGAAGTTATGCTGGAAGCGATTATGTTTGGGCATGAAAAAATTAAGGAAATTTGTGCAGAGCAAGACAAATTTTTAGAACAGTTTGATGTACAAAAATATGAATTTGAGAAAAAGGAAGTAGATTCTGAAATCAAGGAATTTATTGACAGTTTTGAAAATGAAGTTGAAAAGGCTATAATGACACCAGGTAAACTGGAAAAATACGAGGCAATTGATAATTTAGAAATAGAACTTTTTGAAAAATATGTTGAAAAACTTGAAAATGAAGATAAAGAAATTGACGAAAATCTTGAAAAAGAATTTAAGAAATATTATAGAGATGTTGAAAAAAGACTTGTCAGAGATGCTATTTTATATAAGCAATATCGTGCTGACGGTCGTCAAACTACTGAAATCCGTCCAATTGATGTAGAAATAGATACACTTCCAGTACCGCATGGTTCTGCATTGTTCACACGTGGAGAAACTCAGGCATTAGTTGTTGCAACGCTTGGAAGTAAGGAAGACGAGCAAATTATTGATGGAATGGAAGATGAAACACGTAAAAAATTCTTCCTGCATTATAATTTTCCGCCATATTCAGTTGGAGAAGCTGGATTTATGAGAGCTCCTGGAAGACGTGAACTAGGACATGGAAACTTGGCAGAAAGAGCCTTAAAATATGTTATGCCAGATACAGACAAATTCCCATACACAGTAAGGCTTGTTTCTGAAATTACAGAATCAAATGGTTCTTCGTCACAGGCTTCAATTTGTGGAGGATCGCTTGCATTAATGGCTGCTGGAGTTCCGATAAAATCTACAGTTGCCGGAATTGCTATGGGACTTATAAAAGAAGGTGAAACATTCACAGTACTTACTGATATTCAAGGACTTGAAGACCATCTTGGAGATATGGACTTTAAAGTTGCAGGTACAAAAGATGGAATTACTGCGATTCAAATGGATATAAAAATTGAAGGAATCACAAGGGAAATAATGGAAATTGCTTTAAGACAGGCATTAGAAGGAAGATTGTTCATCATTGATAAAATGGAAGCAGTAATTAGTGAGCCAAGAGCACAAGTCGCTGAAAATGCACCAAAAATTGAGATTGTTAAAATTAATCCTGATAAAATTGCTGGACTTATCGGCCCAGGAGGGAAAGTTATTAGAGCAATTATTGATGAAACTGGAGTTTCAATAGATATTGAAGATGACGGAACTGTTGCAATTTTTGGAAAAGAATCTGAAAATATGAAAAAAGCGCTGGAACTTGTCAAAAGACAAACTCAGTCAGTTGAGTTAAATGAAATTTATGAAGGAAAAGTTACAAAACTGATGAAATTTGGTGCATTTGTGGAAGTGTTGCCAGGAAAAGAAGGGCTTTTACATATTTCTGAAATTAGTAATAAGAGAGTTGAAAAGACAGAAGATGTACTAAAAGAAGGCCAAAATGTCAGAGTCAAGGTAATTTCAATGGAAAGCGAAGACAAATTTAACTTGAGTATGAAAACATTGAATTAA
- the pgsA gene encoding CDP-diacylglycerol--glycerol-3-phosphate 3-phosphatidyltransferase: MNLPNKLATLRIILVIPFVIFLSLALKVPDNAAVSVTMRIFAAIIFVGASITDYYDGKIARKYNLITNLGKLLDPLADKILVISALVTLAKFNQISLWFVIIIIFRELLITGLRSIVAAEGVVIAAENLGKWKTATQMVALTLIILIPFNFTINNILLLIPLILTIVSGVEYVLKCKNVLNK, from the coding sequence ATGAATTTACCTAATAAATTAGCAACATTAAGAATTATTTTGGTTATACCATTTGTGATTTTTCTAAGTTTAGCTCTGAAAGTCCCAGATAATGCAGCAGTTTCTGTGACGATGAGAATATTTGCAGCAATTATCTTTGTAGGGGCATCTATTACAGATTATTATGATGGAAAAATTGCAAGAAAATATAATTTAATTACAAATTTAGGGAAATTACTGGATCCATTAGCTGATAAAATACTTGTTATTTCGGCATTAGTAACGCTTGCAAAATTTAATCAAATAAGTCTATGGTTTGTAATAATAATAATTTTTAGAGAATTGCTTATAACTGGACTTCGTTCAATTGTGGCGGCTGAAGGGGTTGTTATTGCGGCAGAGAATCTTGGAAAATGGAAGACTGCTACTCAAATGGTAGCACTTACACTAATAATTTTAATACCTTTTAATTTTACAATAAACAACATATTATTATTAATTCCGTTAATATTGACTATAGTTTCAGGAGTTGAATATGTTTTAAAATGTAAAAATGTTTTAAATAAATAA
- a CDS encoding YggT family protein → MYIIVDMILKIFDLYTILILLNILGSWIDPYNQISIFQWIRKFTDPYLKMFKIIIPIGNMNLDISGILGLMILKVIREIFVRVVFIGGI, encoded by the coding sequence TTGTATATTATTGTAGATATGATACTAAAAATATTTGATTTATACACAATTCTTATTTTGCTAAATATTTTAGGAAGTTGGATTGATCCCTACAATCAAATATCGATTTTTCAATGGATTAGAAAATTTACAGATCCTTATTTGAAAATGTTCAAAATAATAATTCCGATTGGAAATATGAATTTAGATATTTCTGGAATTTTAGGTTTAATGATACTAAAGGTAATAAGAGAAATATTTGTGAGAGTTGTTTTTATTGGAGGAATTTAA
- a CDS encoding S1C family serine protease: protein MKLKKLLTTSFIATALTATAAVSNDTNILQNKQIVQNTNVTGDMYSAQNAFSAVYEKAKDSVVNIRTKKTIVVQTYNPLEAFLFGTSGVRQQRRESGSLGSGFVISSDGYMMTNNHVIDGADEIYVKLSDGHEYLAKLVGTSPEVDIAILKVNANRTFKPLKFADSDNIKIGHWAIAFGNPLGLNSSMTVGVVGASGRSSLGIEQVENFIQTDASINQGNSGGPLLNINGDVIGVNTAIYSPNGGSVGLSFAIPSNLAENVRDSIIRTGKYERPYIGISVLDLTPELRKERRISYSTGILVQQIYPNSPAAKYGLKVNDLIFEINGKRVTSAGSFIGELAAKKIGETVNLKIASNGTEKNISMKLEAFSYQQQQRSQQRR, encoded by the coding sequence ATGAAATTAAAAAAGCTTTTAACTACATCATTTATAGCGACTGCTCTTACAGCAACTGCAGCAGTTTCAAATGATACAAATATTTTACAAAATAAGCAAATTGTTCAAAATACAAATGTTACAGGAGATATGTATAGTGCTCAAAATGCATTTTCAGCAGTTTATGAAAAGGCAAAAGATTCAGTTGTAAATATAAGAACGAAAAAAACAATTGTAGTACAAACGTATAATCCACTTGAAGCATTTTTATTTGGAACATCTGGGGTAAGACAACAAAGACGTGAATCTGGAAGTTTGGGTTCAGGATTCGTAATCTCAAGCGATGGATATATGATGACAAATAATCACGTTATCGATGGAGCGGATGAAATTTATGTGAAATTATCTGATGGACATGAGTATTTGGCAAAATTAGTTGGAACTTCACCTGAAGTAGATATTGCAATTTTAAAAGTAAATGCAAATAGAACATTTAAACCATTAAAATTTGCTGATTCAGATAATATAAAAATTGGGCACTGGGCAATTGCATTTGGAAATCCATTAGGATTGAATAGTTCGATGACAGTTGGGGTAGTTGGAGCTTCTGGAAGAAGTTCATTGGGAATTGAACAAGTTGAAAACTTTATACAGACAGATGCCTCTATTAATCAAGGAAACAGTGGTGGACCGCTTCTTAACATTAATGGAGATGTTATTGGTGTAAATACTGCTATTTATTCTCCAAATGGTGGAAGTGTTGGATTAAGTTTTGCAATTCCATCAAACTTGGCTGAAAATGTTAGAGATTCAATTATAAGAACAGGAAAATATGAACGTCCATACATAGGAATTTCTGTATTAGATTTGACACCTGAATTAAGAAAAGAAAGAAGAATTTCATATTCAACAGGTATTTTAGTTCAACAAATTTATCCAAATTCACCAGCAGCAAAATATGGATTAAAAGTTAATGATTTAATTTTTGAAATCAATGGAAAACGTGTAACATCGGCAGGATCATTTATTGGAGAGCTTGCAGCTAAAAAAATTGGTGAAACAGTTAATTTAAAAATAGCATCAAATGGAACTGAAAAAAATATTTCTATGAAATTAGAAGCATTTAGCTATCAACAACAGCAAAGATCTCAACAAAGAAGATGA
- a CDS encoding HAMP domain-containing sensor histidine kinase has protein sequence MKKIKDKIIIANTVSLVFISFIIILSMTIFLIHTAVEAETKEMDKLLPTVIKRLDEVPDYKLKETYRNYDYADKEYISLAVEKNGKFIYLSDDKDSFKLKKFESNKLKIKWDRFIYKKIYAGHNTKYYAIRNFEFMEAHELLYVMIAMFILITISIIIISKIVAEHVLTPLSNIISQSNEMSKHNIDLQLTKTRDDEIGELIDVLNETFNKKKEIIKSQKAFTSNVSHELKTPLAIMKGYLDILKWGKDDKDLLNEAIENLNLEVKNIERIINTLFLNSNLEKITVKKEITDVKQLFKKIKKDYELLNIKNEMIINVNNEVNIFVDKNLISEALRGLIDNCIKYSIGNIELIAREDEVVEIIVRNYGERIPEEEKKNLFNRNFQGKNAKKGSGLGLPIIKDIILLNDGKIDLENRKDGVDVKIQFKKINYENE, from the coding sequence ATGAAAAAAATAAAAGACAAAATAATTATTGCAAATACAGTAAGCCTTGTTTTTATTTCCTTTATTATTATTTTATCAATGACAATTTTTTTGATTCATACAGCAGTTGAAGCTGAAACTAAAGAAATGGATAAATTACTTCCAACTGTTATTAAAAGATTGGATGAAGTTCCTGACTATAAGTTAAAAGAAACTTATAGAAATTATGATTATGCTGATAAAGAATATATTTCGCTTGCAGTCGAGAAAAACGGGAAATTCATTTATTTATCAGATGATAAAGATAGTTTTAAGTTAAAAAAATTTGAGTCAAATAAGCTTAAAATAAAATGGGACAGATTTATCTACAAAAAAATCTATGCTGGACACAATACAAAATATTATGCCATAAGAAATTTTGAATTTATGGAAGCACATGAACTTCTGTATGTTATGATTGCAATGTTTATTTTAATAACAATCTCAATTATTATAATTTCCAAAATCGTAGCAGAACATGTCCTGACTCCACTTTCAAATATAATTTCTCAAAGTAATGAAATGAGTAAACATAACATTGATTTACAGTTAACAAAGACACGAGATGATGAAATCGGAGAATTAATTGATGTTTTAAATGAAACTTTTAATAAAAAAAAAGAAATTATAAAAAGTCAAAAAGCATTTACTTCTAATGTATCACATGAATTAAAAACACCTCTTGCTATAATGAAAGGTTATTTAGATATACTAAAATGGGGAAAAGATGATAAAGATTTATTGAATGAAGCAATCGAAAATCTAAATCTTGAAGTAAAAAATATTGAAAGAATAATTAATACACTGTTTTTAAATTCAAATCTTGAAAAAATAACTGTGAAAAAAGAAATTACCGATGTAAAACAGCTTTTTAAGAAAATAAAAAAAGATTATGAACTTCTAAATATTAAAAATGAAATGATAATAAACGTAAATAATGAGGTAAATATTTTTGTTGATAAAAATCTAATTTCAGAAGCTTTGCGTGGATTAATTGACAACTGTATTAAATACTCCATAGGAAATATTGAATTAATTGCAAGAGAAGATGAAGTAGTCGAAATTATTGTAAGAAACTATGGAGAAAGGATCCCTGAAGAAGAAAAGAAAAATTTGTTTAATCGAAATTTTCAAGGTAAAAATGCTAAAAAAGGCTCGGGACTTGGACTTCCAATCATAAAAGATATAATTTTACTAAATGATGGAAAAATTGATTTAGAAAATAGAAAAGATGGAGTTGATGTAAAAATTCAGTTTAAAAAAATTAATTACGAAAATGAATAA
- a CDS encoding response regulator transcription factor, with product MGKILIVEDDKKISRILKLQLERKNHEITIIENGIDALNEIDRKRDFYDLILLDLGLPSMEGNEVCKNVRKISKVPIIVVSAKNNIEEKVDLLKSGASDYVTKPFDFLELEARININIRKEKISEIIYKTLKLNMENYSAYLENNLILLTKTEFELVKLLIENKEEIVLRDKIVEKIWGWEASDNLLDSTIKKIRQKLGKEKIKTVRGIGYILKI from the coding sequence ATGGGAAAAATACTGATTGTTGAAGATGATAAAAAAATTTCACGTATTTTGAAATTACAGCTAGAAAGAAAAAATCATGAAATAACAATAATTGAAAATGGAATTGATGCATTAAATGAAATTGACAGAAAAAGAGACTTTTATGACTTGATTCTTTTAGATTTGGGACTTCCTTCCATGGAAGGAAATGAAGTTTGCAAAAATGTACGAAAAATATCAAAAGTTCCCATAATTGTTGTATCTGCCAAAAACAATATAGAAGAAAAAGTTGATTTGTTAAAATCTGGAGCAAGTGATTATGTTACAAAACCTTTTGATTTTTTAGAATTAGAAGCAAGGATTAATATAAATATTAGAAAAGAGAAAATTTCTGAAATTATCTATAAGACTTTAAAATTAAATATGGAAAATTATTCTGCATACCTGGAAAATAATCTTATTTTATTAACAAAAACAGAATTTGAACTAGTAAAACTACTAATTGAAAATAAAGAAGAAATTGTTTTAAGGGATAAAATTGTTGAAAAAATATGGGGTTGGGAAGCAAGTGACAATCTTCTTGACAGCACAATAAAAAAAATAAGGCAAAAACTAGGAAAGGAAAAAATTAAAACAGTGAGAGGAATTGGCTACATTTTAAAAATATGA
- a CDS encoding phosphatase PAP2 family protein: MPLQLTNHIFFIDRFFFKHLSFFSKSSVFYNSENIEKFFRTITKFGEGYFELSLVLILFLFIFLNKKKSHIFKKYIAGIFFTLLSTQITVNLFKLLFGRARPSITANPEKFYGVLSLIKNKFLFEGDYASFPSGHTITVWGTIWILSFFIKNRVLKMLLFILGFLVGVSRISLVYHWTTDVIASIIISYFIAKFVYSRIHGIRYAKDPIYDKKVIKTGKSKRKRGKLRVVN; encoded by the coding sequence ATGCCATTGCAACTAACTAATCATATTTTTTTTATTGACAGATTCTTTTTTAAACATTTATCATTTTTTTCAAAGTCTAGTGTTTTTTATAATTCTGAAAATATTGAAAAATTTTTTCGTACAATTACTAAATTTGGAGAAGGATATTTTGAATTATCATTAGTTCTTATATTATTTTTATTTATTTTTTTAAACAAAAAGAAATCTCATATTTTTAAAAAATATATTGCAGGTATCTTTTTTACTTTACTCTCTACACAAATTACTGTGAATTTATTTAAACTTTTGTTTGGAAGAGCGAGACCTTCAATAACTGCAAATCCAGAGAAATTTTATGGAGTTTTAAGTTTAATAAAAAATAAGTTTCTTTTTGAAGGCGACTATGCCTCCTTTCCTTCGGGACATACAATTACTGTTTGGGGAACAATTTGGATTTTAAGTTTTTTCATAAAAAACAGAGTTCTCAAAATGTTACTATTTATTTTAGGATTCTTAGTAGGAGTTAGTCGAATTTCTTTGGTATATCATTGGACTACTGATGTTATTGCAAGTATTATTATTTCTTATTTTATTGCAAAATTTGTGTACAGTAGAATTCACGGAATACGTTACGCAAAAGATCCTATTTATGATAAAAAAGTTATAAAAACAGGCAAAAGTAAACGAAAGAGAGGAAAACTGAGAGTAGTCAATTAA